Proteins encoded together in one Telopea speciosissima isolate NSW1024214 ecotype Mountain lineage chromosome 4, Tspe_v1, whole genome shotgun sequence window:
- the LOC122659740 gene encoding cystinosin homolog, giving the protein MVSWKSHSLKIAYNLFGWIAFFSWSFSFYPQVILNYRRKGVVGLNFDFLVLNLTKHSSYLIYNTSLFFSHVVQRQYLNKYGHGQMIPVAANDVAFSIHAVLLTAITLFQVLIYERGDQKVSKTCILLTCAAWCSAAICLFIALPHHSWFWLISVFGEIQVAMTLIKYIPQAYMNYKRKSTQGWSIGNILLDLFGGLMNYAQMAMQSIDQDSWVNFYGNIGKTLLSLVSIFFDLLFMFQHYLLYPSKKEKVSPKIALENTSPIQSSENV; this is encoded by the exons atggtTTCCTGGAAATCTCATTCGCTAAAGATTGCTTACAACTTGTTCGGTTGGATTGCTTTCTTCTCCTGGTCCTTTAGTTTCTACCCACAAGTTATCCTGAATTACAGAAGAAAAGG TGTTGTGGGGCTGAATTTCGACTTCCTGGTTCTGAATTTAACCAAGCACTCATCGTATCTCATCTACaacacctctctcttctttagCCATGTTGTCCAAAGACAATACCTAAACAAATACGGCCATGGACAGATGATTCCTGTTGCTGCAAATGATGTTGCTTTCTCAATCCATGCTGTTCTGTTGACAGCAATCACTCTGTTCCAAGTATTAATCTATGAACGCGGAGACCAGAAAGTCTCTAAGACTTGTATTTTACTAACTTGTGCTGCATGGTGTTCTGCTGCTATCTGTTTATTCATagctctgccacaccattcttgGTTTTGGCTCATCTCTGTCTTCGGTGAAATTCAAGTGGCTATGACTCTTATCAAATACATTCCCCAAGCTTATATGAACTATAAGAGAAAGAGCACACAAGGATGGAGCATTGGAAACATCTTACTTGATTTATTTGGAGGTCTGATGAACTATGCCCAGATGGCCATGCAGTCTATAGACCAAGATTCTTGGGTTAACTTCTATGGGAATATAGGGAAGACTCTACTGTCCTTGGTATCTATCTTCTTCGACCTTCTCTTCATGTTCCAACATTATCTTTTGTATCcttccaagaaagagaaagtttcTCCTAAGATTGCTTTGGAGAACACTTCTCCAATTCAATCTTCAGAGAACGTATGA